AATTAGTTGCAATTAGTGTAGCTCGTCAAATTGAAAATAGAATTTCTTATAAGAGAGCTACTAAGATGGCTATTCAAGCTACTATGCGTATGAACGCTGAAGGGATTAAAATCCAAATTTCAGGTCGTTTAAACGGAGCTGAAATGGCACGTTCTGAGCACTATAAAGAAGGAAGAATTCCTCTTTCTACTTTTAGAGCAGACATCGATTATGCACTTGTAGAAGCTCATACACAATACGGAAGATTAGGTATTAAAGTATGGATTATGAAGGGTGAGGTTTATGGTAAAAGAGAATTATCTCCATTAGTTGGCTTGTCTAAAAAACAAGGTGGTAATAAAGGTGGTGGTGATAGATCTAAACGTCCACAACCTCGTAGAAGAAAATAATTTTTAAAATTAGAAATTAAAAATGTTACAGCCAAAAAGAGTAAAATACCGTAAGGTACAGAAGGCGAAGGGAAATATGACTGGTATTTCTGGTAGAGGAAATCAACTTTCTAATGGAATGTTTGGTATCAAATCTTTAGACCAGAATTTATTAACTTCTCGTCAAATAGAAGCAGCTCGTATCGCGGCAACTCGTCATATGAAAAGAGAAGGTCAGTTATGGATTAAAGTTTTTCCAGACAAGCCTATCACTAAGAAGCCTTTAGAAGTACGTATGGGTAAGGGAAAAGGAGCACCAGATCATTTTGTTGCAGTTATTAAACCAGGTAGAATTTTGTTTGAAATTGGTGGAGTACCAATGGATGTAGCAAAAGAAGCTTTACGTTTAGCAGCTCAAAAACTTCCAGTAAAAACGAAGTTTATAATAGCAAGAGATTTTGATATTAACGCATAATTCTAAATAAAATGAAACAATCTGAAATAAAAGAATTATCTATAGTTGATCTTAATGAGAAACTTGGAGCGTTGCAAAAGAATTATACTGATCTTAAAATGGCTCACGCAATAACTCCTTTGGAGAATCCATTGCAATTGAGAGGTTTAAGAAGAACTGTAGCAAGAATTGCAACAGAATTAACAAAAAGAGAATTACAATAATTCTATAGTCAGTTTTAAAGATGGAAAAAAGAAATCTTAGAAAAGAGAGAATTGGTGTTGTTTCAAGTAGCAAAATGGAAAAATCTATTGTTGTTGCAGAAACTAAAAGAGTAAAGCACCCGATGTACGGAAAATTCGTATTAAAAACGAAGAAGTATGTTGCACACGACGAAAAGAATGATTGCAACGAAGGTGATACTGTTAGAATCATGGAAACAAGACCTATGAGTAAATCTAAACGTTGGAGATTAGTAGAAATCCTAGAAAGAGCTAAATAATATGTTACAGACAGAATCAAGATTAAAAGTCGCAGATAACACTGGAGCAAAAGAAGTTTTAGTGATTAGAGTTTTAGGAGGAACAAGAAAACGTTACGCAAGTATTGGAGACAAGATTGTAGTATCTGTTAAATCTGCTACTCCAAACGGAGCTGTAAAGAAAGGTCAAGTATCTAGAGCAGTTGTTGTAAGAACGAAAAAAGAAGTAAGACGTAAGGACGGATCATACATCAGATTTGATGATAACGCTTGTGTACTTTTAAATCCTACTGAGGAGATGAGAGGAACTCGTGTTTTTGGCCCTGTTGCTCGTGAACTTCGTGAGAAACAATTCATGAAAATAGTATCATTAGCACCTGAAGTGCTTTAAATCATTATACAAGATGAAGAAGTTCAAAATTAAAGCAGGAGATACTGTAAAAGTAATTACAGGTACTAGTAAAAATTCTGAAGGTAAAGTATTACAAATCCTTAAAGATAAGGATAGAGTAATAGTAGAAGGTGCTAACTTAGTTTCTAAACATACTAA
The window above is part of the Polaribacter sp. SA4-12 genome. Proteins encoded here:
- the rplN gene encoding 50S ribosomal protein L14; the encoded protein is MLQTESRLKVADNTGAKEVLVIRVLGGTRKRYASIGDKIVVSVKSATPNGAVKKGQVSRAVVVRTKKEVRRKDGSYIRFDDNACVLLNPTEEMRGTRVFGPVARELREKQFMKIVSLAPEVL
- the rpsC gene encoding 30S ribosomal protein S3: MGQKTNPIGNRLGIIRGWESNWYGGNDYGDKLAEDFKIRQYVNARLFKASVSRVIIERTLKLVTVTITTARPGIIIGKGGQEVDKLKEELKKITGKEVQINIFEIKRPELDAKLVAISVARQIENRISYKRATKMAIQATMRMNAEGIKIQISGRLNGAEMARSEHYKEGRIPLSTFRADIDYALVEAHTQYGRLGIKVWIMKGEVYGKRELSPLVGLSKKQGGNKGGGDRSKRPQPRRRK
- the rplP gene encoding 50S ribosomal protein L16, giving the protein MLQPKRVKYRKVQKAKGNMTGISGRGNQLSNGMFGIKSLDQNLLTSRQIEAARIAATRHMKREGQLWIKVFPDKPITKKPLEVRMGKGKGAPDHFVAVIKPGRILFEIGGVPMDVAKEALRLAAQKLPVKTKFIIARDFDINA
- the rpmC gene encoding 50S ribosomal protein L29, with product MKQSEIKELSIVDLNEKLGALQKNYTDLKMAHAITPLENPLQLRGLRRTVARIATELTKRELQ
- the rpsQ gene encoding 30S ribosomal protein S17; translation: MEKRNLRKERIGVVSSSKMEKSIVVAETKRVKHPMYGKFVLKTKKYVAHDEKNDCNEGDTVRIMETRPMSKSKRWRLVEILERAK